From one Lactiplantibacillus paraplantarum genomic stretch:
- a CDS encoding PolC-type DNA polymerase III encodes MSLNQQEMFEKLLEQIEMPTGPEFTEAMIDKLTVHQASKVWEFHLHFQHVLPYTQFMTFQNKLQIAFKDIARVTFTIATDDTEVNGRELAEYWEWIVQHSGIKSPLVQSLCNSNVPTYEDGRVILLAENEVIQNFLTNQALGPIESTYHRLGFPKFSVHTMIDESASQAKIKEFHEQKAKSDQALAQKAEAAIKKANEKRQKQADAPAPIEGPVQLGKQINPQEPAKQMVQITEEERSIIVEGYVFDMEVRTLRSQRQLLILKVTDYSSSMVVKKFSRNADDEAQFAALKPGMWVRVRGSVQEDSFMRDLTINAYDINETSHASRQDTAPADDKRVELHLHSNMSQMDATNSVSDYVKQAAKWGHPAIAITDHSGAQAFPEAFAAGEKNNIKILYGVEANMVDDGVPIAYNDAHVDLKESTYVIFDTETTGLSAIYDRVIELSAVKMVKGNVVDQFEEFIDPGFHLSETTTNLTSITDDMVRGSKSEEEVFKLFREFYGDAIVVGHNVTFDIGFMNTGYARHHMGPITNPIIDTLTLARWLYPNLRGYRLNTLAKKFNVNLEHHHRAIYDAETTGHLNHLFLKDAEERYKVQFHDQLNDHMNENAAYRHARPFHATLYAQTQAGLKNLFRIISLSNVEYYYRVPRVPRSILNKYRDGILVGSACSSGEVFTAMMQKGKAEARQKAGYYDFLEVQPKPAYSALIESGLIADTAHLEEIISNMVELGHEMNIPVAATGDVHYLNPEDKIYRKILIHSQPGNPLNRTERPDVHFRSTDEMLKDFDFLGADTAHEVVVETPRAIADQFEIVRPVKDKLYTPRMKGAEAEIEKLTMDRAHAWYGDPLPEIVQKRVDKELKSIIGNGFSVIYLIAQRLVFKSNKDGYLVGSRGSVGSSIVATLSGITEVNPMPPHYRCPNCQYSHFYTNNEYGSGYDLPPKDCPECGTDMVRDGQNIPFETFLGFYGNKVPDIDLNFSGDYQPIAHNYTKVLFGEKNVYRAGTIGTVADKTGYGYVKAYERDTNQTLRSAEVDRLAKGTTGVKRTTGQHPAGIIVVPDYMDIYDFTPVQYPADDQSAAWQTTHFDFHSIHDNILKIDILGHDDPTMIRMLQDLSGVQPESIPPVDPHVMKIFSSPEVLGVTEDQIFSKTGTLGIPEFGTRFVRGMLEETHPSTFNELLQISGLSHGTDVWLGNAEELIKDGTVTLAEVIGCRDNIMTDLIHYGMESDMSFQIMEHVRKGRGIPDEWQQAMKDADVPDWYIESCLKIKYMFPRAHAAAYILMALRVAYFKVYFPLIYYTAYFSVRADDFDLVAMAHGKEAVKASMKAITDKGMDASAKEKNLLTVLELANEMLERGFKFSMVDLEKSDASDWLIDGDTLIAPFRAVPGLGLNVAKQIVAARADKPFLSKEDLSKRGKVSKGLIDFMTENSVLSDLPDENQLSLF; translated from the coding sequence GTGAGTTTAAATCAACAAGAAATGTTTGAGAAATTGCTCGAACAAATTGAAATGCCAACGGGTCCTGAATTTACAGAAGCGATGATCGATAAGTTGACCGTTCATCAAGCTTCCAAAGTTTGGGAATTTCATCTGCATTTCCAACACGTTTTACCATATACACAATTTATGACTTTTCAAAACAAACTCCAAATTGCCTTTAAAGACATCGCACGAGTGACGTTTACAATTGCGACCGATGACACGGAAGTCAATGGTCGTGAGCTGGCTGAATACTGGGAATGGATCGTTCAACACAGCGGCATCAAGTCGCCATTAGTTCAATCGTTGTGTAATAGCAATGTGCCGACTTATGAAGATGGGCGTGTCATTTTATTAGCTGAAAATGAAGTCATTCAAAATTTTCTGACTAATCAAGCTCTGGGACCCATTGAAAGTACGTATCATCGTCTGGGCTTTCCGAAGTTTTCCGTCCACACCATGATCGATGAGAGTGCTTCTCAGGCCAAAATCAAAGAGTTTCATGAGCAAAAGGCGAAGTCTGACCAGGCACTTGCACAAAAAGCGGAAGCGGCTATCAAGAAAGCTAATGAAAAACGTCAAAAACAAGCTGATGCTCCCGCGCCAATTGAGGGTCCCGTTCAATTGGGAAAGCAAATCAATCCACAGGAGCCTGCGAAACAAATGGTTCAAATTACCGAAGAAGAACGATCAATCATTGTGGAAGGCTACGTCTTCGACATGGAAGTGCGTACGCTTCGGTCACAGCGGCAACTATTGATTCTAAAGGTCACGGATTATAGTTCATCAATGGTCGTCAAAAAGTTCTCACGGAATGCTGATGATGAAGCTCAGTTTGCGGCCTTGAAACCGGGTATGTGGGTTCGCGTGCGCGGCTCCGTCCAAGAAGATAGTTTTATGCGTGATTTGACGATTAATGCGTACGATATCAACGAAACGTCGCATGCGAGCCGTCAAGATACTGCACCAGCGGATGACAAACGGGTCGAATTACATTTGCATTCTAATATGAGTCAGATGGACGCGACTAATAGTGTTAGTGATTATGTGAAACAAGCCGCTAAGTGGGGTCATCCGGCAATTGCCATTACGGACCATTCTGGAGCGCAGGCGTTTCCAGAAGCTTTTGCGGCTGGCGAAAAAAACAACATCAAAATTTTATACGGTGTTGAAGCCAACATGGTTGATGACGGTGTCCCGATTGCCTATAACGATGCCCATGTTGATTTAAAGGAATCGACTTATGTGATTTTTGATACCGAAACGACGGGGCTTTCTGCTATTTATGATCGGGTGATTGAACTGTCAGCGGTCAAGATGGTCAAAGGGAACGTCGTTGATCAATTTGAAGAATTTATTGATCCCGGTTTCCATCTTTCTGAGACGACCACTAATCTAACGAGTATCACTGATGACATGGTGCGGGGTTCTAAATCGGAAGAAGAAGTTTTTAAACTATTCCGAGAATTTTATGGCGATGCGATCGTTGTCGGGCATAACGTGACATTCGATATTGGCTTTATGAACACGGGCTATGCACGACATCATATGGGGCCCATCACGAATCCAATTATTGATACGTTGACGTTAGCACGGTGGTTATACCCGAATTTGCGTGGATACCGGCTGAATACGTTAGCCAAGAAATTCAACGTTAATCTGGAACACCATCACCGCGCGATCTATGATGCGGAGACAACTGGACATTTGAATCATCTTTTCTTGAAGGATGCTGAAGAGCGCTATAAGGTCCAGTTCCATGATCAATTGAACGACCATATGAATGAGAATGCGGCGTATCGCCATGCCCGGCCATTTCATGCGACGCTCTATGCACAGACGCAAGCTGGGTTAAAAAACCTTTTCCGGATTATTTCCTTATCGAATGTTGAGTACTATTACCGTGTGCCACGCGTACCACGTAGTATTTTAAATAAGTATCGTGATGGTATTTTAGTTGGTTCGGCCTGTTCCAGTGGTGAAGTATTTACTGCGATGATGCAAAAGGGAAAAGCGGAGGCCCGTCAAAAGGCTGGTTATTATGACTTTCTGGAAGTGCAACCGAAACCTGCATATTCGGCACTGATTGAGAGTGGCTTAATTGCGGATACGGCCCATCTGGAAGAAATTATCAGTAACATGGTCGAACTAGGCCATGAAATGAATATTCCGGTTGCTGCCACGGGCGACGTCCATTATCTGAATCCTGAGGACAAAATTTATCGTAAAATTTTGATACATTCACAACCAGGTAATCCGTTAAATCGAACTGAACGTCCCGATGTGCATTTCCGCTCAACGGATGAGATGCTTAAAGATTTCGATTTCTTGGGCGCAGATACGGCCCACGAAGTCGTGGTTGAGACACCACGGGCGATTGCTGATCAATTTGAAATTGTGCGGCCAGTTAAGGACAAACTATATACGCCACGAATGAAGGGTGCCGAGGCGGAAATTGAAAAATTAACAATGGATCGGGCCCATGCGTGGTACGGGGATCCATTACCTGAAATCGTTCAAAAGCGGGTCGATAAAGAACTTAAAAGTATTATTGGCAATGGGTTCTCAGTGATTTATTTGATTGCGCAACGGCTTGTGTTTAAGAGTAATAAAGACGGGTATTTGGTTGGTTCCCGGGGGTCGGTCGGTTCTAGTATCGTCGCGACCTTGTCTGGGATTACTGAAGTGAACCCGATGCCACCGCATTACCGTTGCCCCAATTGCCAATATTCGCATTTTTATACGAATAACGAATATGGGTCAGGGTACGATTTACCACCTAAGGATTGTCCTGAATGTGGGACTGACATGGTGCGTGATGGGCAAAACATTCCCTTCGAAACGTTCTTAGGCTTTTACGGCAACAAGGTGCCAGATATTGATTTAAACTTCTCAGGAGACTACCAACCCATTGCCCATAATTACACCAAGGTCTTGTTCGGTGAGAAAAATGTGTATCGGGCTGGGACAATCGGTACGGTTGCTGATAAGACCGGTTATGGCTACGTCAAGGCGTATGAACGGGATACGAATCAAACACTTCGTTCGGCGGAAGTTGACCGATTAGCAAAGGGAACGACTGGCGTCAAACGAACGACTGGTCAACATCCGGCCGGTATCATCGTTGTGCCGGATTACATGGATATTTATGATTTCACGCCCGTTCAGTATCCAGCCGATGACCAGAGTGCGGCCTGGCAAACGACCCACTTTGATTTCCATTCGATTCACGATAATATTTTAAAAATCGATATTCTGGGACATGATGATCCGACAATGATTCGGATGTTGCAAGATTTGTCCGGCGTGCAACCTGAAAGTATTCCGCCGGTTGATCCGCACGTCATGAAGATTTTTTCGAGCCCCGAGGTTTTAGGGGTCACAGAAGACCAAATTTTTTCCAAGACGGGGACGCTTGGAATTCCTGAATTTGGGACGCGGTTTGTGCGGGGAATGCTTGAAGAAACCCACCCATCCACCTTTAATGAATTACTTCAGATTTCTGGATTGTCACATGGGACCGACGTGTGGTTAGGAAACGCTGAAGAGTTGATCAAGGATGGGACGGTTACACTGGCTGAAGTTATCGGTTGTCGGGATAACATCATGACCGACTTGATTCATTATGGCATGGAGTCTGACATGTCCTTCCAAATTATGGAACACGTGCGGAAGGGTCGTGGGATCCCGGATGAGTGGCAACAAGCGATGAAAGATGCGGACGTCCCGGATTGGTACATTGAATCTTGTCTAAAGATCAAGTATATGTTCCCGCGGGCCCATGCGGCGGCCTATATCTTAATGGCACTACGGGTAGCTTACTTTAAAGTGTACTTCCCGTTGATCTATTACACGGCATACTTCTCAGTTCGGGCAGATGATTTTGATCTGGTCGCGATGGCTCACGGTAAAGAAGCTGTCAAGGCATCAATGAAAGCCATTACTGATAAAGGAATGGATGCCAGTGCCAAAGAGAAAAACTTACTAACGGTCTTAGAATTAGCCAATGAAATGCTAGAGCGGGGTTTTAAGTTCTCAATGGTCGATCTTGAAAAATCGGATGCTTCGGACTGGCTGATTGATGGTGATACATTGATTGCCCCATTTCGGGCAGTACCAGGTTTGGGCTTGAACGTTGCCAAACAGATCGTGGCGGCCCGCGCAGATAAACCGTTCCTGTCGAAGGAAGATTTATCTAAGCGCGGCAAAGTTTCAAAGGGGTTAATCGATTTTATGACTGAAAATAGTGTGTTAAGCGATTTGCCAGATGAAAATCAATTATCCTTGTTTTAG
- a CDS encoding proline--tRNA ligase, which produces MKQSKLLIPTLKEVPNDAEALSHQMMLRAGYIRQISAGMYAYLPLAYRVLTNIEKITRQEMENIDAAEMLVPAVIPAELWKATGRYETYGPELFKLKNRHDREFILGPTHEETFTSIVRDEIKSYKRLPLTLYQIQAKYRDEDRPRYGLLRGREFIMKDAYSFHADETSLDETFQAMAQAYQNIFERVGLKFRSIIGDGGAMGGKDSREYSAIAPVGEDTIVYSDASDYAANLEMARSLYVPKKSHASLKDMEKIDTPGVGTIEDLADFLKVGADQLVKSILFIADDQPVMALVRGDHEVNDVKLKNYLGADFLDMATPEQAQQYLGASFGSLGPVNVSDDVKIVADQYVKDMANITVGANEDGHHFTNVNPERDFHAEDYVDIRFVQEGELSPDGAGVLKFTKGIEIGHIFKLGTRYSKDLHAEVLDANGRNIPVIMGCYGIGVSRLLSAIAEQRADENGLIWPKAIAPFDVHVIPVNPKKADQVEVADQVETQLEAAGYHVLYDDRKERPGVKFADSDLMGIPARITIGKKASEGIVEIKLRQTGETLEVKQEEIANNLAVLLKNID; this is translated from the coding sequence ATGAAACAATCGAAACTGTTAATCCCAACCCTCAAGGAAGTGCCTAATGATGCGGAGGCCTTGAGTCATCAAATGATGCTACGGGCTGGCTATATTCGCCAGATTTCAGCGGGAATGTACGCCTATCTACCATTGGCCTACCGGGTATTAACAAATATTGAAAAAATTACCCGTCAGGAAATGGAAAACATTGATGCGGCTGAAATGCTAGTGCCAGCAGTCATCCCAGCTGAGCTGTGGAAAGCAACTGGACGTTATGAAACGTACGGTCCAGAATTGTTCAAACTGAAGAATCGGCATGACCGGGAATTTATTTTAGGCCCTACACATGAAGAAACGTTTACTTCAATTGTTCGTGATGAAATCAAATCATATAAACGGTTGCCGTTGACGTTGTATCAAATTCAAGCTAAGTATCGTGATGAGGACCGCCCGCGTTACGGGTTACTCCGTGGGCGTGAGTTTATCATGAAGGACGCTTATTCGTTCCATGCGGATGAGACGTCATTAGATGAAACATTTCAAGCGATGGCGCAAGCTTATCAAAATATTTTTGAACGGGTCGGTTTGAAGTTCCGTTCGATTATTGGTGACGGTGGTGCCATGGGTGGCAAAGATTCTCGTGAATATTCAGCAATCGCACCGGTTGGTGAAGATACGATCGTTTACTCGGATGCGAGTGATTATGCGGCCAACTTAGAAATGGCTCGGAGCTTGTATGTTCCTAAAAAGTCGCACGCTTCGTTGAAGGATATGGAAAAGATTGACACGCCTGGAGTTGGGACCATTGAAGACTTGGCGGACTTCCTGAAGGTGGGGGCTGATCAGCTAGTTAAGAGCATTCTGTTCATTGCGGATGATCAACCAGTAATGGCATTGGTTCGTGGCGATCATGAAGTCAATGATGTTAAATTGAAGAATTATCTTGGTGCTGATTTCTTAGATATGGCAACACCAGAACAGGCGCAACAATATCTTGGGGCCAGCTTCGGTTCACTTGGTCCGGTCAATGTTAGTGATGATGTGAAAATTGTTGCTGATCAGTATGTCAAAGACATGGCTAACATTACGGTCGGGGCCAATGAAGATGGCCACCACTTCACGAATGTTAACCCAGAACGGGATTTTCATGCTGAAGATTACGTCGATATTCGCTTTGTTCAAGAGGGGGAATTATCACCAGATGGTGCCGGCGTCTTGAAGTTTACAAAGGGAATTGAAATTGGACATATTTTCAAGCTAGGTACGCGTTATTCGAAAGACTTACACGCGGAAGTCTTGGATGCTAATGGTCGTAATATTCCAGTAATCATGGGATGTTACGGAATTGGCGTTTCACGGTTGTTATCAGCGATTGCGGAACAACGGGCTGATGAAAATGGTTTGATTTGGCCTAAAGCGATTGCGCCGTTTGACGTGCACGTCATTCCGGTTAACCCGAAGAAGGCTGATCAAGTTGAAGTTGCTGATCAAGTTGAAACGCAGCTAGAAGCCGCTGGGTATCATGTGTTGTATGATGATCGTAAGGAACGGCCTGGTGTAAAATTTGCTGATTCTGATTTAATGGGAATTCCTGCACGAATCACGATTGGGAAGAAAGCCAGTGAAGGAATTGTTGAAATCAAACTTCGTCAGACTGGTGAAACTTTGGAAGTTAAGCAGGAAGAAATTGCCAATAATTTGGCCGTCTTGTTGAAAAACATTGATTAG
- the rseP gene encoding RIP metalloprotease RseP gives MIVTIITFIIVFGILVIVHEFGHFYFAKKAGILVREFSVGMGPKAVAFRRNATTYTLRFLPIGGYVRMAGVADDEDEELKPGTPVSLQVGQDGIVHSINASKKTTLFNGIPLSVTATDLEKELWIEGYENGDETEVKRYSVDHDATIVESDGTEVQIAPVDVQFQSAKLWQRMLTNFAGPMNNFILAIITFAILAFMQGGVTSTTTHVAATTAHSVARQAGIQKGDQIVAVNGKKMTSAQSISLLIQDSPKQQLKLTIKRAGQTKKIAVTPAAKTVSGNRIGQIGVQWATKTDTSLGAKLAYGFTGSWGITKQIFQVLGRMVTHGFSLNDLGGPVAIFATTSQAAKSGVRTVIYLLAVLSINLGIVNLLPIPALDGGKLLLNIVEGIRGKPLRVETESVITLIGFGLLMLLMILVTWNDIQRYFF, from the coding sequence TTGATCGTTACAATTATTACGTTCATTATCGTTTTCGGTATCTTGGTCATCGTCCATGAGTTTGGGCACTTTTACTTCGCCAAAAAGGCTGGAATTTTAGTGCGTGAATTTTCTGTCGGGATGGGGCCCAAGGCGGTCGCGTTTCGTCGTAATGCCACGACCTATACGTTACGGTTTTTACCAATTGGGGGCTACGTGCGGATGGCAGGTGTCGCCGATGATGAGGATGAAGAACTCAAACCAGGGACACCAGTAAGCTTGCAAGTCGGTCAGGATGGGATTGTTCATTCGATCAATGCTAGTAAAAAAACAACGTTGTTCAATGGAATTCCGCTATCGGTAACGGCCACTGATCTAGAAAAAGAACTCTGGATCGAAGGTTACGAAAATGGTGACGAAACTGAAGTGAAACGATATTCTGTCGATCATGATGCGACCATTGTGGAAAGTGACGGGACTGAAGTTCAAATTGCCCCGGTCGACGTTCAGTTTCAATCGGCCAAACTTTGGCAACGTATGTTGACCAATTTTGCTGGTCCGATGAATAATTTCATTCTGGCCATCATTACCTTTGCCATTTTAGCTTTTATGCAAGGGGGGGTCACCAGTACGACGACCCACGTTGCAGCGACAACGGCTCACTCAGTCGCACGACAAGCTGGCATTCAAAAGGGTGATCAGATTGTGGCCGTAAATGGTAAAAAAATGACGAGTGCGCAATCAATTTCGTTATTGATTCAGGACAGCCCCAAGCAACAATTAAAGTTGACCATCAAACGGGCGGGACAGACTAAAAAAATTGCAGTCACGCCCGCTGCAAAGACGGTTTCTGGTAATCGAATCGGTCAAATTGGGGTCCAATGGGCCACTAAGACGGATACGAGTCTAGGTGCTAAGTTGGCATATGGGTTTACTGGCTCGTGGGGAATCACGAAGCAGATTTTTCAAGTGCTCGGGCGGATGGTTACCCATGGTTTTAGTTTGAATGATTTAGGGGGGCCCGTGGCAATCTTTGCAACGACTTCTCAAGCGGCTAAATCTGGTGTGCGCACTGTGATTTACTTGCTGGCTGTGTTATCGATCAACCTCGGAATTGTCAATTTATTGCCAATTCCAGCCCTTGATGGTGGTAAACTATTATTAAACATTGTTGAAGGCATTCGAGGTAAGCCACTACGAGTGGAAACGGAAAGTGTCATTACCTTGATTGGATTTGGCCTTTTGATGTTATTAATGATTCTAGTAACTTGGAATGATATTCAACGGTATTTCTTCTAA
- a CDS encoding phosphatidate cytidylyltransferase, whose protein sequence is MKQRVITAVVALILFIPVIFVGGITLDIVAMLLGAIAMSELLVMRKKLLISFEAIVSMLAVMIQIAPNKWFNGLPDQLNKEYVVYFLVILLLLHTVWSRNRFSFDDAGMLTLGVLYIGMGFNYFTAARGVSVYMLLFLMFIVWLTDSGAYMVGRKLGRHKVTPISPNKTWEGCIGGSVIGVIVASAFAIGFHVGYASVVSMVLITLVLSVVGQFGDLVESALKRYYGVKDSGKILPGHGGILDRFDSMLLVFPIAHLFGLF, encoded by the coding sequence ATGAAACAACGAGTCATCACGGCGGTCGTTGCGTTAATTTTATTTATCCCAGTCATTTTTGTTGGTGGGATTACCTTGGATATTGTGGCTATGTTACTAGGTGCCATTGCGATGAGTGAATTACTCGTGATGCGTAAAAAGTTGCTGATTTCATTTGAAGCGATTGTCAGCATGTTGGCAGTAATGATTCAAATTGCGCCTAACAAATGGTTCAATGGGTTACCGGATCAACTCAATAAGGAATACGTGGTTTACTTTTTAGTGATTTTACTACTATTGCACACGGTTTGGTCACGCAACCGATTCTCGTTTGATGATGCCGGAATGTTGACGTTAGGTGTGTTATACATTGGCATGGGCTTTAACTACTTCACCGCTGCTCGGGGTGTGAGTGTCTACATGTTATTATTCTTGATGTTCATTGTCTGGTTGACGGATAGTGGTGCTTACATGGTTGGCCGCAAGCTTGGTCGACACAAAGTGACACCCATCAGCCCCAATAAAACTTGGGAAGGCTGTATTGGGGGTAGCGTCATTGGCGTGATTGTTGCCAGTGCGTTTGCCATTGGTTTCCATGTTGGTTATGCAAGTGTGGTAAGTATGGTGTTAATCACCCTCGTCTTATCAGTGGTCGGCCAGTTTGGTGATTTAGTTGAATCGGCCTTAAAACGGTACTATGGTGTTAAGGATTCTGGTAAGATTTTGCCAGGCCATGGTGGAATTTTGGACCGTTTTGATAGTATGTTATTAGTTTTTCCAATCGCACATTTATTCGGCCTCTTTTAA
- a CDS encoding isoprenyl transferase, translating into MFAFFNKNDPADKTDVQLDPNRIPAHVAIIMDGNGRWAKSRHLPRIAGHKEGMNTVKKITIAASDVGVKVLTLYAFSTENWKRPTDEVNYLMQLPVSFFDTFVPDLIKNNVRVQVMGYVDRLPAATQKAVQDAIADTKDCDGMVLNFALNYGSRAEIVTGVQKIARQVQDGRLAVDDIDDATIDAALMTAPLAPYNDPDLLIRTSGEERISNFLMWQIAYSELVFTDVKWPDFTATTLQACIADFQSRDRRFGGLSDHK; encoded by the coding sequence TTGTTCGCTTTTTTTAATAAGAATGATCCTGCAGATAAAACGGACGTGCAATTGGATCCTAATCGAATTCCGGCACACGTCGCCATTATTATGGATGGCAATGGTCGCTGGGCCAAGTCACGGCATTTACCACGCATTGCTGGCCATAAGGAAGGTATGAATACCGTCAAGAAGATTACGATTGCCGCAAGTGATGTGGGCGTGAAAGTATTGACGCTCTATGCGTTTTCAACCGAAAACTGGAAGCGACCGACTGATGAAGTGAATTATCTGATGCAATTGCCAGTAAGTTTTTTTGACACTTTTGTGCCAGATTTGATCAAAAATAACGTTCGGGTGCAAGTCATGGGTTATGTTGATCGTCTACCAGCCGCCACCCAAAAGGCAGTTCAAGATGCGATTGCGGATACTAAGGATTGTGACGGGATGGTGCTAAACTTTGCCCTCAACTATGGTTCACGGGCTGAGATCGTGACCGGAGTGCAAAAGATCGCACGGCAGGTGCAGGATGGTCGATTGGCGGTTGATGATATTGATGATGCAACCATCGACGCAGCACTGATGACGGCACCACTTGCGCCATACAATGATCCTGACTTATTGATTCGAACCAGTGGTGAAGAACGAATCTCAAATTTCTTAATGTGGCAAATTGCGTACAGTGAACTGGTCTTTACGGATGTTAAGTGGCCAGACTTCACGGCGACGACTCTTCAGGCGTGCATAGCGGATTTTCAAAGCCGTGATCGCCGTTTTGGCGGGTTGTCGGATCATAAATAA
- the frr gene encoding ribosome recycling factor, with the protein MAITEPILKEAQERMKKAEAALQRELGNIRAGRANASLLNRISADYYGTQTPLNQMAAITVPEPRVLMVTPFDKSALKEIEKAILASDLGISPANDGSAIRLVIPQLTEERRKELAKDVKAEGERAKVAVRNVRRDAMEALKKGHKAGQFTDDQLHQLEDQAQKLTDQAGKDVDAIVADKEKEILEG; encoded by the coding sequence ATGGCAATTACAGAACCAATTTTAAAAGAAGCACAGGAACGGATGAAGAAGGCGGAAGCCGCTTTACAGCGTGAGCTTGGTAATATTCGGGCTGGCCGGGCGAACGCGTCATTATTGAATCGGATTTCTGCAGATTATTATGGCACTCAGACGCCTCTTAATCAGATGGCAGCTATTACGGTGCCGGAACCACGGGTATTAATGGTGACCCCTTTTGATAAGAGTGCCCTTAAAGAAATCGAAAAGGCTATTTTAGCGTCAGACCTCGGGATTAGTCCAGCTAACGACGGGTCGGCGATTCGGCTAGTTATTCCACAATTAACGGAAGAACGGCGGAAAGAACTTGCCAAGGACGTTAAGGCGGAAGGTGAACGCGCCAAGGTCGCCGTTCGAAACGTGCGTCGTGATGCAATGGAAGCCTTGAAGAAGGGCCATAAAGCTGGTCAGTTCACTGACGACCAGTTACATCAGTTAGAAGACCAAGCCCAAAAGTTAACGGATCAAGCGGGTAAGGACGTTGACGCGATTGTTGCCGACAAAGAAAAAGAAATTTTGGAAGGTTAA
- the pyrH gene encoding UMP kinase — protein sequence MSEVKYKRVILKLSGEALAGEKGFGINPPVIKTVAEELKDVYDMGVQIAIVVGGGNMWRGEAGAQMGMERAQADYIGMLATIMNALALQDNLESIGVPTRVQTSIEMRQIAEPYIRRKAMRHLEKRRIVIFAGGTGSPYFSTDTTAALRAAEINADAILMAKNGVDGVYSADPNKDANAVKFDKLTHLDIINKGLQVMDTTASSLSMDNDIPVVVFNLNEPGNIRKVVAGEHIGTTVRGK from the coding sequence ATGTCGGAAGTTAAATATAAGCGTGTGATCCTAAAACTTAGTGGTGAAGCCTTAGCTGGTGAAAAGGGCTTTGGCATCAATCCACCCGTCATTAAAACGGTGGCAGAAGAACTCAAGGACGTCTATGATATGGGCGTTCAAATTGCAATCGTTGTTGGCGGTGGCAACATGTGGCGTGGTGAAGCTGGCGCACAGATGGGTATGGAACGGGCGCAAGCTGATTATATCGGTATGTTGGCTACCATTATGAACGCCTTAGCACTCCAAGATAATCTTGAATCAATTGGTGTGCCGACCCGGGTTCAAACATCCATTGAAATGCGTCAAATCGCGGAACCATACATTCGGCGAAAGGCAATGCGCCATCTTGAGAAGCGTCGGATTGTTATTTTTGCCGGTGGTACTGGGAGTCCATACTTCTCAACGGATACAACTGCGGCATTACGAGCTGCTGAAATCAATGCTGACGCCATCCTCATGGCTAAAAATGGGGTCGATGGTGTTTATTCAGCTGATCCTAATAAGGATGCTAACGCGGTTAAATTTGATAAACTTACGCATCTCGACATTATCAACAAAGGCTTGCAAGTTATGGATACAACAGCTAGTTCATTATCAATGGACAACGATATTCCTGTCGTGGTCTTTAACTTGAATGAACCTGGTAATATTCGGAAAGTCGTCGCCGGTGAACACATCGGGACAACAGTCAGGGGGAAATAA